The Calypte anna isolate BGI_N300 chromosome 20, bCalAnn1_v1.p, whole genome shotgun sequence genome includes a region encoding these proteins:
- the DNTTIP1 gene encoding deoxynucleotidyltransferase terminal-interacting protein 1 isoform X2, producing the protein MGAARDAEQQPGPPGEEGPGGAEEEPSPWNIMIKHRQVQRRGRRSQMTTSFTDPAVSMDLLRAVLQPSINEEIRGVFSKYMEFFQKAAINVRNNVGEEVDPEQLIQETCRSCLEQAKLLFSDGKKVVPRLPHEQTAPKRARQVDEELHPVPKKRKGRPPGQSLSNDRGVSGMAAWKLKVSEPVRRDGPKWDPSRLTETTTFVLGSRANKALGMGGTRGRLYIKHPHLFKYAADPQDKHWLAEQQHMRATGGKMAYLLIEEDIRDLAASDDYRDSVDLRLEELRPFIPPAWMTEKMQKHMETLRRGGDAAPPSEGPAEP; encoded by the exons aTGGGCGCTGCCCGCGATGCCGAGCAGCAGCCGGGGCCACCGGGAGAGGAGGGCCCGGGCGGCGCCGAGGAGGAGCCG AGCCCCTGGAACATCATGATCAAACACCGGCAGGTGCAGCGGCGCGGCCGGCGCTCCCAGATGACCACCAG CTTCACTGACCCAGCTGTCTCCATGGACCTGCTGCGAGCcgtcctgcagcccagcatcaACGAGGAGATCCGGGGTGTCTTCAGCAAGTACATGGAG TTTTTCCAGAAGGCAGCGATCAACGTGCGCAATAACGTGGGGGAGGAGGTGGACCCAGAGCAGCTCATCCAGGAGACGTGTCGGAGCTGCCTGGAGCAG GCCAAGCTGCTGTTCTCTGATGGCAAAAAGGTTGTTCCCAGGCTGCCCCATGAGCAGACAGCACCAAAG CGTGCCCGGCAGGTGGATGAGGAGCTGCACCCTGTTCCCAAAAAG AGGAAGGGGCGACCCCCAGGACAGAGTCTCTCAAATGACCGTGGGGTCTCGGGCATGGCTGC gTGGAAGCTCAAGGTCTCTGAGCCCGTGAGAAGGGATGGACCAAAG TGGGATCCATCCCGACTGACTGAAACCACAACCTTTGTGCTGGGATCTCGAGCAAACAA AGCTCTCGGGATGGGAGGAACAAGAGGGCGGCTCTACATCAAGCATCCCCACCTCTTTAAG TACGCAGCTGACCCGCAGGATAAGCActggctggcagagcagcagcacatgAGGGCCACGGGGGGAAAGATG GCTTACCTCCTCATTGAAGAGGACATTCGGGACTTGGCTGCCAGTGATGATTACAG GGACTCGGTCGACTTGCGGCTGGAGGAGCTCCGGCCCTTCATCCCACCCGCCTGGATGACGGAGAAGATGCAGAAGCACATGGAGACGCTCCGGCGCGGGGGGGACGCGGCGCCGCCCTCCGAGGGT
- the DNTTIP1 gene encoding deoxynucleotidyltransferase terminal-interacting protein 1 isoform X4 — protein sequence MGAARDAEQQPGPPGEEGPGGAEEEPVSTSPWNIMIKHRQVQRRGRRSQMTTSFTDPAVSMDLLRAVLQPSINEEIRGVFSKYMEFFQKAAINVRNNVGEEVDPEQLIQETCRSCLEQAKLLFSDGKKVVPRLPHEQTAPKRARQVDEELHPVPKKRKGRPPGQSLSNDRGVSGMAAWKLKVSEPVRRDGPKWDPSRLTETTTFVLGSRANKALGMGGTRGRLYIKHPHLFKAYLLIEEDIRDLAASDDYRDSVDLRLEELRPFIPPAWMTEKMQKHMETLRRGGDAAPPSEGPAEP from the exons aTGGGCGCTGCCCGCGATGCCGAGCAGCAGCCGGGGCCACCGGGAGAGGAGGGCCCGGGCGGCGCCGAGGAGGAGCCGGTCAGCACG AGCCCCTGGAACATCATGATCAAACACCGGCAGGTGCAGCGGCGCGGCCGGCGCTCCCAGATGACCACCAG CTTCACTGACCCAGCTGTCTCCATGGACCTGCTGCGAGCcgtcctgcagcccagcatcaACGAGGAGATCCGGGGTGTCTTCAGCAAGTACATGGAG TTTTTCCAGAAGGCAGCGATCAACGTGCGCAATAACGTGGGGGAGGAGGTGGACCCAGAGCAGCTCATCCAGGAGACGTGTCGGAGCTGCCTGGAGCAG GCCAAGCTGCTGTTCTCTGATGGCAAAAAGGTTGTTCCCAGGCTGCCCCATGAGCAGACAGCACCAAAG CGTGCCCGGCAGGTGGATGAGGAGCTGCACCCTGTTCCCAAAAAG AGGAAGGGGCGACCCCCAGGACAGAGTCTCTCAAATGACCGTGGGGTCTCGGGCATGGCTGC gTGGAAGCTCAAGGTCTCTGAGCCCGTGAGAAGGGATGGACCAAAG TGGGATCCATCCCGACTGACTGAAACCACAACCTTTGTGCTGGGATCTCGAGCAAACAA AGCTCTCGGGATGGGAGGAACAAGAGGGCGGCTCTACATCAAGCATCCCCACCTCTTTAAG GCTTACCTCCTCATTGAAGAGGACATTCGGGACTTGGCTGCCAGTGATGATTACAG GGACTCGGTCGACTTGCGGCTGGAGGAGCTCCGGCCCTTCATCCCACCCGCCTGGATGACGGAGAAGATGCAGAAGCACATGGAGACGCTCCGGCGCGGGGGGGACGCGGCGCCGCCCTCCGAGGGT
- the DNTTIP1 gene encoding deoxynucleotidyltransferase terminal-interacting protein 1 isoform X3, with amino-acid sequence MGAARDAEQQPGPPGEEGPGGAEEEPVSTSPWNIMIKHRQVQRRGRRSQMTTSFTDPAVSMDLLRAVLQPSINEEIRGVFSKYMEFFQKAAINVRNNVGEEVDPEQLIQETCRSCLEQAKLLFSDGKKVVPRLPHEQTAPKRKGRPPGQSLSNDRGVSGMAAWKLKVSEPVRRDGPKWDPSRLTETTTFVLGSRANKALGMGGTRGRLYIKHPHLFKYAADPQDKHWLAEQQHMRATGGKMAYLLIEEDIRDLAASDDYRDSVDLRLEELRPFIPPAWMTEKMQKHMETLRRGGDAAPPSEGPAEP; translated from the exons aTGGGCGCTGCCCGCGATGCCGAGCAGCAGCCGGGGCCACCGGGAGAGGAGGGCCCGGGCGGCGCCGAGGAGGAGCCGGTCAGCACG AGCCCCTGGAACATCATGATCAAACACCGGCAGGTGCAGCGGCGCGGCCGGCGCTCCCAGATGACCACCAG CTTCACTGACCCAGCTGTCTCCATGGACCTGCTGCGAGCcgtcctgcagcccagcatcaACGAGGAGATCCGGGGTGTCTTCAGCAAGTACATGGAG TTTTTCCAGAAGGCAGCGATCAACGTGCGCAATAACGTGGGGGAGGAGGTGGACCCAGAGCAGCTCATCCAGGAGACGTGTCGGAGCTGCCTGGAGCAG GCCAAGCTGCTGTTCTCTGATGGCAAAAAGGTTGTTCCCAGGCTGCCCCATGAGCAGACAGCACCAAAG AGGAAGGGGCGACCCCCAGGACAGAGTCTCTCAAATGACCGTGGGGTCTCGGGCATGGCTGC gTGGAAGCTCAAGGTCTCTGAGCCCGTGAGAAGGGATGGACCAAAG TGGGATCCATCCCGACTGACTGAAACCACAACCTTTGTGCTGGGATCTCGAGCAAACAA AGCTCTCGGGATGGGAGGAACAAGAGGGCGGCTCTACATCAAGCATCCCCACCTCTTTAAG TACGCAGCTGACCCGCAGGATAAGCActggctggcagagcagcagcacatgAGGGCCACGGGGGGAAAGATG GCTTACCTCCTCATTGAAGAGGACATTCGGGACTTGGCTGCCAGTGATGATTACAG GGACTCGGTCGACTTGCGGCTGGAGGAGCTCCGGCCCTTCATCCCACCCGCCTGGATGACGGAGAAGATGCAGAAGCACATGGAGACGCTCCGGCGCGGGGGGGACGCGGCGCCGCCCTCCGAGGGT
- the DNTTIP1 gene encoding deoxynucleotidyltransferase terminal-interacting protein 1 isoform X1, translating into MGAARDAEQQPGPPGEEGPGGAEEEPVSTSPWNIMIKHRQVQRRGRRSQMTTSFTDPAVSMDLLRAVLQPSINEEIRGVFSKYMEFFQKAAINVRNNVGEEVDPEQLIQETCRSCLEQAKLLFSDGKKVVPRLPHEQTAPKRARQVDEELHPVPKKRKGRPPGQSLSNDRGVSGMAAWKLKVSEPVRRDGPKWDPSRLTETTTFVLGSRANKALGMGGTRGRLYIKHPHLFKYAADPQDKHWLAEQQHMRATGGKMAYLLIEEDIRDLAASDDYRDSVDLRLEELRPFIPPAWMTEKMQKHMETLRRGGDAAPPSEGPAEP; encoded by the exons aTGGGCGCTGCCCGCGATGCCGAGCAGCAGCCGGGGCCACCGGGAGAGGAGGGCCCGGGCGGCGCCGAGGAGGAGCCGGTCAGCACG AGCCCCTGGAACATCATGATCAAACACCGGCAGGTGCAGCGGCGCGGCCGGCGCTCCCAGATGACCACCAG CTTCACTGACCCAGCTGTCTCCATGGACCTGCTGCGAGCcgtcctgcagcccagcatcaACGAGGAGATCCGGGGTGTCTTCAGCAAGTACATGGAG TTTTTCCAGAAGGCAGCGATCAACGTGCGCAATAACGTGGGGGAGGAGGTGGACCCAGAGCAGCTCATCCAGGAGACGTGTCGGAGCTGCCTGGAGCAG GCCAAGCTGCTGTTCTCTGATGGCAAAAAGGTTGTTCCCAGGCTGCCCCATGAGCAGACAGCACCAAAG CGTGCCCGGCAGGTGGATGAGGAGCTGCACCCTGTTCCCAAAAAG AGGAAGGGGCGACCCCCAGGACAGAGTCTCTCAAATGACCGTGGGGTCTCGGGCATGGCTGC gTGGAAGCTCAAGGTCTCTGAGCCCGTGAGAAGGGATGGACCAAAG TGGGATCCATCCCGACTGACTGAAACCACAACCTTTGTGCTGGGATCTCGAGCAAACAA AGCTCTCGGGATGGGAGGAACAAGAGGGCGGCTCTACATCAAGCATCCCCACCTCTTTAAG TACGCAGCTGACCCGCAGGATAAGCActggctggcagagcagcagcacatgAGGGCCACGGGGGGAAAGATG GCTTACCTCCTCATTGAAGAGGACATTCGGGACTTGGCTGCCAGTGATGATTACAG GGACTCGGTCGACTTGCGGCTGGAGGAGCTCCGGCCCTTCATCCCACCCGCCTGGATGACGGAGAAGATGCAGAAGCACATGGAGACGCTCCGGCGCGGGGGGGACGCGGCGCCGCCCTCCGAGGGT